A genomic stretch from Doryrhamphus excisus isolate RoL2022-K1 chromosome 23, RoL_Dexc_1.0, whole genome shotgun sequence includes:
- the smim19 gene encoding small integral membrane protein 19, producing the protein MGAHGLLGNEPESIDYSVHEAWNEATNVYLLVILVSFGLLIYARKNKRKIMRIFTLPPTAGSNPEPNFYDSLQKVRLRQQLEMYSLARKFEQQQTDSVQLSME; encoded by the exons ATGGGGGCGCATGGCCTTTTGGGCAACGAGCCCGAGTCTATCGACTATTCCGTGCACGAAGCCTGGAACGAGGCTACTAATGTTTACCTGCTGGTTATTCTAGTTAGCTTCGGCCTGCTGATCTACGCCAGAAA AAACAAGCGGAAGATCATGCGTATCTTCACCCTGCCTCCCACGGCGGGGAGCAACCCGGAACCGAACTTCTACGACAGCCTGCAGAAGGTCCGTCTGCGACAACAGTTGGAGATGTACTCTTTGG CAAGGAAGTTTGAGCAGCAGCAGACGGACAGTGTTCAACTCTCCATGGAATGA
- the pld7 gene encoding uncharacterized protein pld7 isoform X1 has translation MPMVLRSRKSMYRNDGDEERDVTTTETTRSSRLRERPTSTEPEDAESDAVQSQVMDRLQPDEEEEETVEETETEVKHCSVVLDRLRLQDKASKREPEERDDTTRKSAKPASRIPTFHKRPGTGSAEVSMSKKELLLPVIQPAEKPTGVSVDTSKSKLADIAEKAHPQLLGRLPRLGLEAPTEQTAVGSTPKPCMLSEGVQHGLFMVSPRPALRAEEGLFQEQPDSRGSTATEMDDLIGQLPCVDLSQDNPLGDTPKSSDEGNSSPTSTESTEDACMPDVSHTEGIVNEQPPWEHPHTPEADDLRSSSDVDSEDEFAMGDSGDAKDRNEVHVTTRAEAEYVSKEEVEDDEEACLVAAEKPGAASSTQPTKGSGCPSFVLCYLLPATLLLLGMHAWHFGLPTSVSQLAAQLELHWLEGVGLMAEPCGRDCRVHLVESIPSGLYPSSPLPQQSTATSWLRLLDKADGSVSIAAFYVALRSSQADFAPLDTQGRKVFERLKQLLSKDVKLHMVVNSPQIASQDTAELAAAGANIKELDLKSLTGGMVHTKMLVVDQRHLYLGSANMDWRSLSQVKEVGLVVEDCSCLARDASRIFELYARLNGSLPPYWPARFTALSSSQHPLRVDFNGVAAQVYLSSSPPHISARGRSDDLATILSVIDDAKKFIFISIMDYLPLSEFTKPLRFWPAIDSALRAAACARGVNVRLLVSCWENSPAAMFVFLQSLVVLNRPPLKCNIEVKVFTVSSTAEQMKIPLARVNHAKYMVTDRVLYIGTSNWSELYFTEVAGVGLVVNQTGSEVKRGQQTLQSQAEELFLRDWRSHYASSLSVADVRACQHARILT, from the exons ATGCCGATGGTGTTGCGCTCTAGAAAGTCAATGTACCGCAATGATGGCGACGAGGAGAGGGACGTAACAACAACAGAAACCACGCGGTCGTCCCGCCTGCGAGAGAGACCCACGTCCACG gagCCGGAGGACGCGGAATCGGACGCCGTGCAGAGCCAAGTGATGGACAGACTTCAGCCtgatgaggaagaagaggaaactGTGGAGGAGACAGAAACG GAAGTGAAGCACTGCAGTGTTGTGCTGGACCGTCTCCGTTTGCAAGATAAGGCTTCCAAAAGAGAACCCGAAGAGAGAGACGACACGACCCGCAAAAGTGCAAAGCCTGCTTCCCGCATCCCGACTTTTCATAAGCGGCCTGGCACTGGGAGCGCTGAGGTGTCCATGTCCAAAAAAGAGCTTCTGCTCCCAGTAATTCAGCCTGCTGAGAAGCCCACTGGAGTCTCTGTGGACACGTCCAAGTCCAAACTAGCTGATATTGCAGAAAAAGCGCATCCCCAGTTATTAGGACGCCTCCCGAGACTTGGCCTTGAGGCACCCACAGAACAAACGGCTGTGGGGTCTACACCCAAGCCGTGCATGTTGTCTGAGGGGGTGCAGCATGGTCTCTTCATGGTGAGCCCCAGGCCTGCCCTGAGAGCGGAGGAGGGCCTCTTCCAAGAGCAACCCGACAGCCGGGGCAGCACCGCCACTGAGATGGATGACCTCATAGGTCAGCTTCCATGCGTGGACCTCAGCCAAGATAATCCTCTGGGAGATACGCCAAAAAGTTCTGATGAGGGAAACAGTTCCCCGACCAGCACCGAGTCCACAGAGGACGCTTGCATGCCTGATGTTAGCCACACGGAAGGTATCGTGAATGAACAACCACCGTGGGAACATCCACACACACCCGAGGCAGACGACTTGAGGTCTTCGTCGGATGTGGACAGCGAGGATGAATTTGCGATGGGTGATTCCGGAGACGCAAAAGACCGCAATGAGGTGCACGTAACCACCAGGGCGGAAGCGGAGTACGTCTCAAAGGAGGAAGTAGAGGATGACGAGGAAGCCTGCCTCGTGGCAGCAGAGAAACCTGGCGCAGCTTCATCCACCCAGCCAACAAAG GGATCAGGATGTCCTAGTTTTGTCCTCTGCTACCTGCTGCCGGCTACTCTGCTGCTGCTTGGGATGCACGCTTGGCACTTTGGGCTTCCCACGTCCGTCAGCCAGCTCGCCGCTCAGCTGGAGCTACACTGGCTGGAGGGGGTGGGCCTCATGGCAGAACCGTGTGGCAGGGATTGTCG GGTTCATCTGGTGGAGAGCATCCCCAGCGGCCTGTACCCGTCCAGCCCATTACCGCAGCAGAGCACGGCCACCAGCTGGCTCAGGCTGCTGGACAAGGCCGACGGCTCGGTCAGCATCGCCGCTTTCTACGTGGCCCTGCGGAGCAGCCAAGCCGACTTCGCTCCCCTGGACACTCAG GGCAGGAAGGTCTTTGAGCGACTTAAGCAACTCCTTTCCAAGGACGTGAAGCTCCACATGGTCGTGAACAGCCCTCAGATTGCGAGTCAAGACACCGCTGAGCTGGCCGCAGCAG GTGCAAACATCAAAGAGTTGGATCTGAAGTCTTTAACTGGAGGCATGGTCCACACCAAGATGTTGGTGGTGGATCAGAGGCACCTCTACCTGGGTAGTGCCAACATGGACTGGCGCTCTTTAAGTCAG GTGAAAGAGGTGGGCTTGGTAGTGGAGGACTGCAGCTGCCTGGCGCGCGACGCCTCTCGTATATTTGAGCTGTACGCGAGGCTCAATGGTTCCTTGCCACCATATTGGCCTGCTCGCTTCACCGCCCTGTCCAGCTCCCAGCATCCTTTGCGCGTCGACTTCAATGGAGTGGCCGCCCAAGTGTATTTATCC AGCTCCCCCCCACACATCTCAGCCCGTGGACGCTCCGACGATCTCGCCACCATCCTGTCCGTCATTGATGATGCTAAGAAATTCATCTTCATCTCCATTATGGACTATCTTCCGTTGTCAGAGTTCACCAAACCACTCAG GTTCTGGCCCGCCATCGACTCCGCCCTGCGTGCAGCAGCCTGCGCTAGAGGCGTGAATGTGCGCCTCCTGGTTAGCTGCTGGGAGAACTCGCCTGCTGCCATGTTCGTATTTCTGCAGTCGCTGGTGGTTCTCAACAGGCCTCCGCTGAAATGCAACATTGAAGTG AAAGTCTTCACGGTGTCTTCAACCGCAGAGCAGATGAAGATCCCTTTGGCTCGAGTCAACCACGCCAAGTACATGGTGACGGACAGAGTTCTGTACATCG GCACATCCAACTGGTCTGAGCTGTACTTCACCGAGGTGGCGGGAGTGGGCTTGGTGGTCAACCAGACCGGCTCGGAGGTGAAACGAGGACAGCAGACGCTGCAGAGCCAAGCGGAGGAGCTCTTCCTCAGAGACTGGAGGTCCCATTACGCCAGCTCGCTCTCGGTCGCCGACGTCAGG GCCTGCCAACACGCACGCATTTTGACTTGA
- the pld7 gene encoding 5'-3' exonuclease PLD3 isoform X2 — MEPEDAESDAVQSQVMDRLQPDEEEEETVEETETEVKHCSVVLDRLRLQDKASKREPEERDDTTRKSAKPASRIPTFHKRPGTGSAEVSMSKKELLLPVIQPAEKPTGVSVDTSKSKLADIAEKAHPQLLGRLPRLGLEAPTEQTAVGSTPKPCMLSEGVQHGLFMVSPRPALRAEEGLFQEQPDSRGSTATEMDDLIGQLPCVDLSQDNPLGDTPKSSDEGNSSPTSTESTEDACMPDVSHTEGIVNEQPPWEHPHTPEADDLRSSSDVDSEDEFAMGDSGDAKDRNEVHVTTRAEAEYVSKEEVEDDEEACLVAAEKPGAASSTQPTKGSGCPSFVLCYLLPATLLLLGMHAWHFGLPTSVSQLAAQLELHWLEGVGLMAEPCGRDCRVHLVESIPSGLYPSSPLPQQSTATSWLRLLDKADGSVSIAAFYVALRSSQADFAPLDTQGRKVFERLKQLLSKDVKLHMVVNSPQIASQDTAELAAAGANIKELDLKSLTGGMVHTKMLVVDQRHLYLGSANMDWRSLSQVKEVGLVVEDCSCLARDASRIFELYARLNGSLPPYWPARFTALSSSQHPLRVDFNGVAAQVYLSSSPPHISARGRSDDLATILSVIDDAKKFIFISIMDYLPLSEFTKPLRFWPAIDSALRAAACARGVNVRLLVSCWENSPAAMFVFLQSLVVLNRPPLKCNIEVKVFTVSSTAEQMKIPLARVNHAKYMVTDRVLYIGTSNWSELYFTEVAGVGLVVNQTGSEVKRGQQTLQSQAEELFLRDWRSHYASSLSVADVRACQHARILT, encoded by the exons ATG gagCCGGAGGACGCGGAATCGGACGCCGTGCAGAGCCAAGTGATGGACAGACTTCAGCCtgatgaggaagaagaggaaactGTGGAGGAGACAGAAACG GAAGTGAAGCACTGCAGTGTTGTGCTGGACCGTCTCCGTTTGCAAGATAAGGCTTCCAAAAGAGAACCCGAAGAGAGAGACGACACGACCCGCAAAAGTGCAAAGCCTGCTTCCCGCATCCCGACTTTTCATAAGCGGCCTGGCACTGGGAGCGCTGAGGTGTCCATGTCCAAAAAAGAGCTTCTGCTCCCAGTAATTCAGCCTGCTGAGAAGCCCACTGGAGTCTCTGTGGACACGTCCAAGTCCAAACTAGCTGATATTGCAGAAAAAGCGCATCCCCAGTTATTAGGACGCCTCCCGAGACTTGGCCTTGAGGCACCCACAGAACAAACGGCTGTGGGGTCTACACCCAAGCCGTGCATGTTGTCTGAGGGGGTGCAGCATGGTCTCTTCATGGTGAGCCCCAGGCCTGCCCTGAGAGCGGAGGAGGGCCTCTTCCAAGAGCAACCCGACAGCCGGGGCAGCACCGCCACTGAGATGGATGACCTCATAGGTCAGCTTCCATGCGTGGACCTCAGCCAAGATAATCCTCTGGGAGATACGCCAAAAAGTTCTGATGAGGGAAACAGTTCCCCGACCAGCACCGAGTCCACAGAGGACGCTTGCATGCCTGATGTTAGCCACACGGAAGGTATCGTGAATGAACAACCACCGTGGGAACATCCACACACACCCGAGGCAGACGACTTGAGGTCTTCGTCGGATGTGGACAGCGAGGATGAATTTGCGATGGGTGATTCCGGAGACGCAAAAGACCGCAATGAGGTGCACGTAACCACCAGGGCGGAAGCGGAGTACGTCTCAAAGGAGGAAGTAGAGGATGACGAGGAAGCCTGCCTCGTGGCAGCAGAGAAACCTGGCGCAGCTTCATCCACCCAGCCAACAAAG GGATCAGGATGTCCTAGTTTTGTCCTCTGCTACCTGCTGCCGGCTACTCTGCTGCTGCTTGGGATGCACGCTTGGCACTTTGGGCTTCCCACGTCCGTCAGCCAGCTCGCCGCTCAGCTGGAGCTACACTGGCTGGAGGGGGTGGGCCTCATGGCAGAACCGTGTGGCAGGGATTGTCG GGTTCATCTGGTGGAGAGCATCCCCAGCGGCCTGTACCCGTCCAGCCCATTACCGCAGCAGAGCACGGCCACCAGCTGGCTCAGGCTGCTGGACAAGGCCGACGGCTCGGTCAGCATCGCCGCTTTCTACGTGGCCCTGCGGAGCAGCCAAGCCGACTTCGCTCCCCTGGACACTCAG GGCAGGAAGGTCTTTGAGCGACTTAAGCAACTCCTTTCCAAGGACGTGAAGCTCCACATGGTCGTGAACAGCCCTCAGATTGCGAGTCAAGACACCGCTGAGCTGGCCGCAGCAG GTGCAAACATCAAAGAGTTGGATCTGAAGTCTTTAACTGGAGGCATGGTCCACACCAAGATGTTGGTGGTGGATCAGAGGCACCTCTACCTGGGTAGTGCCAACATGGACTGGCGCTCTTTAAGTCAG GTGAAAGAGGTGGGCTTGGTAGTGGAGGACTGCAGCTGCCTGGCGCGCGACGCCTCTCGTATATTTGAGCTGTACGCGAGGCTCAATGGTTCCTTGCCACCATATTGGCCTGCTCGCTTCACCGCCCTGTCCAGCTCCCAGCATCCTTTGCGCGTCGACTTCAATGGAGTGGCCGCCCAAGTGTATTTATCC AGCTCCCCCCCACACATCTCAGCCCGTGGACGCTCCGACGATCTCGCCACCATCCTGTCCGTCATTGATGATGCTAAGAAATTCATCTTCATCTCCATTATGGACTATCTTCCGTTGTCAGAGTTCACCAAACCACTCAG GTTCTGGCCCGCCATCGACTCCGCCCTGCGTGCAGCAGCCTGCGCTAGAGGCGTGAATGTGCGCCTCCTGGTTAGCTGCTGGGAGAACTCGCCTGCTGCCATGTTCGTATTTCTGCAGTCGCTGGTGGTTCTCAACAGGCCTCCGCTGAAATGCAACATTGAAGTG AAAGTCTTCACGGTGTCTTCAACCGCAGAGCAGATGAAGATCCCTTTGGCTCGAGTCAACCACGCCAAGTACATGGTGACGGACAGAGTTCTGTACATCG GCACATCCAACTGGTCTGAGCTGTACTTCACCGAGGTGGCGGGAGTGGGCTTGGTGGTCAACCAGACCGGCTCGGAGGTGAAACGAGGACAGCAGACGCTGCAGAGCCAAGCGGAGGAGCTCTTCCTCAGAGACTGGAGGTCCCATTACGCCAGCTCGCTCTCGGTCGCCGACGTCAGG GCCTGCCAACACGCACGCATTTTGACTTGA